One window from the genome of Molothrus ater isolate BHLD 08-10-18 breed brown headed cowbird chromosome 5, BPBGC_Mater_1.1, whole genome shotgun sequence encodes:
- the MRTFA gene encoding LOW QUALITY PROTEIN: myocardin-related transcription factor A (The sequence of the model RefSeq protein was modified relative to this genomic sequence to represent the inferred CDS: inserted 1 base in 1 codon), producing MLDKAKTLQPAYVGIVPLAETVSKQGKSCSSTYQDSYHSLREVLQLKLQQRRTREELVSQGIMPPLKSPAAFHEQRKSLERARTEDYLKRKIRSRPERSELVRMHILEETSAEPSLQAKQLKLKRARLADDLNEKIAQRPGPMELVEKNILPVESSLKEAIIVGQVNYPKVADNSSFDEDSSDALSPEQPASHESQGSVPSPMDSRICEPLPSTTGTSLAQGSSQLQISADSSETLFLPEQPPPPLPPPPLLPPSLTNGVALTAAKPPPTLIKQSQPKSASEKSQRSKKAKELKPKVKKLKYHQYIPPDQKQDKGAPPMDSSYAKILQQQQLFLQLQILNQQQQHYNYQTILPAPPKPPGEQQSGASAPAVRNLSATVSSTPSVSSGSGGLMRQNSNAAVGKPGPLPANLDEMKVAELKQELKLRALPVSGTKTDLIERLRAYQEQNGAAGQTTPTPKPSTAAVLPKAAEVVVAFPTARLSTGPALVTTGIAPAEVVVATVTGGGVMKFGSTGSTPPVSPTPSERSQMSTGDENSGTGDTFGEMVTSPLTQLTLQTSPVQFLVKEESSKSASCSINVAPKSEWCGAGNSRDAEVRDKDQMLQEKDKQIEELTRMLKQKQQLVEMLRLQLEQEKRSQQSQPAPTAAGEGTALASKPGALGAQVKSENGFLSCQCAKQSSGQTEQFSPAPSASQMDTSNPSPVPXEAVLKQEEAEPPCQSHSPQLILGQQGSALIKGTPPPTLITDSTGTHIVLTVTKQSTERQGLSPHGMAGSSCPPLQSVQSSPAKTSSQLPCQVPANTPQHPTQQQQQQQPRGPNQSKSSSQPGSPAAPSPSQMDLEQQQHTPLFGTPPPPLPAPSVPMKEPPPGYEEAMKQQPKAQENGCSSQQMDDLFDILIESGEISADFKDQSSPAGKEAPVAPACSPVPSSQHSSELAVPVSLGQPVLPGRLEDFLESSTGLPLLTAGHDGPEPLSLIDDLHSEMLSSSAILDHPPSPMDTSELHFAHEPSGGIALDLAEANLDSMDWLELPGGSVMSLAPLSTTAPSLFSTDFLDGHDLQLHWDSCL from the exons CTCTGAAAAGTCCAGCTGCATTTCATGAACAAAGAAAGAGTTTGGAGCGTGCCAGG ACAGAGGACTATCTGAAACGCAAAATCCGCTCCCGGCCCGAGAGATCAGAGCTGGTTAGGATGCACATTCTGGAAG AGACCTCAGCTGAACCCTCCTTGCAGGCTAAGCAGCTGAAGCTGAAGAGAGCCAGACTGGCAGATGACCTCAATGAGAAGATAGCACAGAGGCCAGGGCCCATGGAGCTGGTGGAGAAGAACATCTTGCCTGTAGAATCGAGCCTGAAGGAAGCTATTATTG ttGGACAGGTGAACTACCCAAAGGTTGCAGACAACTCCTCCTTTGATGAGGACAGCAGTGATGCCCTCTCCCCAGAACAGCCAGCCAGCCATGAGTCCCAAGGCTCTGTCCCATCGCCGATGGACTCCCGGATTTGTGAGCCTCTCCCTAGCACCACTGGCACATCACTAGCTCAG ggttcATCCCAGTTGCAGATTAGTGCAGACTCCAGTGAAACTCTTTTCCTACCTGAGCAGCCACCtccaccactgccacctccaCCTCTTCTGCCCCCTAGTCTTACCAATGGAGTGGCTCTTACTGCTGCCAAGCCCCCACCAACACTCATTAAG CAAAGCCAGCCCAAGTCTGCTAGTGAGAAGTCTCAGCGCAGTAAAAAAGCCAAGGAGTTGAAGCCGAAAGTCAAGAAGCTAAAGTATCATCAGTATATTCCCCCGGACCAAAAGCAGGACAAGGGAGCTCCTCCCATGGATTCATCCTATGCCAAAATactgcagcaacagcagctcttTCTCCAGCTTCAGATCCtcaaccagcagcagcagcactacAACTATCAGACcatcctgccagccccacctAA gcctccaggagagcagcagagtggTGCCAGTGCCCCTGCTGTACGCAATCTCTCTGCCACAGTCAGCAGCACACCTTCAGTATCTTCTGGTTCAGGTGGGCTGATGAGACAAAACAGTAATGCTGCAGTGGGCAAGCCTGGCCCTCTCCCTGCCAACCTGGATGAGATGAAG GTAGCAGAGCTGAAGCAGGAGCTAAAGCTGAGGGCCTTGCCTGTCTCGGGCACAAAGACGGACCTGATTGAGCGTCTCCGAGCTTACCAAGAGCAGAACGGTGCAGCCGGCCAAACGACCCCCACTCccaagcccagcacagcagccgTCCTCCCTAAAGCTGCTGAGGTGGTGGTGGCCTTCCCAactgccaggctgagcacagggccAGCCCTGGTCACCACTGGCATTGCACCAGCAGAAGTAGTTGTGGCCACAGTTACTGGTGGCGGCGTGATGAAGTTTGGGAGCACAGGCTCAACTCCTCCTGTTTCTCCAACTCCTTCTGAGCGCTCGCAAATGAGTACAGGGGATGAAAACTCGGGCACTGGAGATACCTTTGGAGAGATGGTGACTTCACCTCTGACCCAGCTCACCTTGCAGACATCTCCAGTGCAGTTCTTGGTGAAGGAAGAAAGCTCCAAGTCCGCTTCCTGCAGCATAAATGTGGCACCCAAGTCAGAGTGGTGTGGTGCTGGTAACAGCAGAGATGCAGAAGTTAGGGACAAAGACCAgatgctgcaggagaaggacAAGCAGATTGAGGAACTCACCCGCATGctgaaacagaagcagcagctggtggagaTGCTtaggctgcagctggagcaggagaagcgCTCCCAGCAGTCCCAGCCAGCCCCAACAGCCGCGGGAGAAGGAACAGCCCTCGCCTCCAAGCCAGGAGCGTTAGGCGCCCAGGTCAAGAGTGAAAATGGTTTCCTGAGTTGCCAGTGTGCGAAGCAATCCAGTGGCCAAACAGAGCAGTTCAGCCCTGCACCAAGCGCTAGCCAAATGGACACTTCGAACCCAAGCCCAGTGC AAGAAGCCGTGCTGAAGCAGGAGGAGGCGGAGCCGCCGTGCCAGTCCCACAGCCCGCAGCTTATCCTTGGCCAGCAAGGGAGCGCCCTCATCAAGGGCACCCCTCCCCCCACCCTCATCACTGACTCCACAGGGACCCACATTGTCCTCACCGTGACCAAGCAGAGCACCGAGAGGCAGGGCCTCTCTCCCCACGggatggcagggagcagctgcccaccCCTGCAG AGCGTACAATCATCACCCGCTAAAACTTCCAGCCAACTGCCGTGTCAGGTACCTGCAAACACCCCTCAGCATCccacacaacagcagcagcagcagcagcccagaggaCCAAACCAATCTAAG TCCTCATCACAGCCtggctctcctgctgccccttccccctcccagaTGGACCTGGAGCAGCAACAGCACACGCCGCTTTTTGGAACTCCTCCACCTCCTCTTCCGGCTCCCTCGGTCCCAATGAAAGAGCCACCACCAGGCTATGAAGAGGCCATGAAGCAACAGCCAAAGGCCCAG GAGAACGGCTGTTCCAGCCAGCAGATGGACGACCTGTTTGATATCCTCATCGAAAGTGGAG AGATTTCTGCTGACTTCAAGGATCAGTCGTCCCCAGCTGGGAAAGAGGCGCCCGTGGCCCCGGCGTgttccccagtgcccagcagccagcactccTCGGAGCTGGCGGTGCcggtgtccctggggcagccGGTGCTGCCGGGCCGCCTGGAGGActtcctggagagcagcaccgGCCTCCCGCTGCTGACGGCGGGCCACGACGGGCCGGAGCCCCTGTCCCTCATTGATGACCTCCACAGTGAGATGCTGAGCAGCTCGGCCATCCTGGACCACCCGCCTTCACCCATGGACACCTCGGAATTGCACTTTGCTCACGAGCCGTCTGGGGGCATAGCCCTGGATCTGGCTGAGGCTAACTTGGACAGCATGGactggctggagctgccagggggtTCTGTCATGAGCCTGGCTCCCCTGAGCACCACGGCTCCCAGCCTCTTTTCCACAGACTTTCTTGATGGACATGatctgcagctgcactgggatTCTTGCTTGTAA